In a genomic window of Streptomyces roseoviridis:
- a CDS encoding DJ-1/PfpI family protein, with product MNRRTLLRTATALGAAGLATGVPAATAAATSPGAASPAGSSGAGGRLRVQVVLFQGVEELDLAAPYEVFSAADHFTDRDVEVRYVALDGPGTVTAAFGTRLRVDHGWAPEEADVLVVPGGGYARPEAPGVRAEIRRGALPRALAEARRPGLTVAALCTGVMLLSAAGVTRGRPCTTHHRAQADLTQQGGVLKKARVVDDGDLVTAGGVTSGLDLALWLVRRELGVDAALGLESMLEYETRGTVWTAGRQAS from the coding sequence CTGAACCGACGCACCCTGCTGCGCACCGCGACCGCGCTCGGCGCCGCCGGACTCGCGACCGGTGTCCCCGCCGCCACCGCCGCGGCCACGTCGCCCGGCGCCGCCTCCCCCGCCGGGTCGTCCGGCGCCGGCGGCCGCCTGCGCGTCCAGGTCGTGCTCTTCCAGGGCGTCGAAGAACTCGACCTCGCCGCCCCGTACGAGGTGTTCTCGGCCGCCGACCACTTCACCGACCGCGACGTCGAGGTGCGTTACGTCGCCCTCGACGGCCCCGGCACCGTCACCGCCGCCTTCGGCACCCGTCTCCGGGTCGACCACGGCTGGGCCCCCGAGGAGGCGGACGTCCTCGTCGTCCCCGGCGGCGGCTACGCCCGCCCGGAGGCGCCGGGAGTCCGGGCCGAGATCCGGCGGGGTGCTCTGCCCCGTGCCCTGGCCGAGGCCCGGCGGCCGGGCCTCACGGTCGCCGCCCTGTGCACCGGCGTGATGCTCCTCTCGGCCGCCGGCGTCACCCGTGGCCGCCCCTGCACCACGCACCACCGGGCCCAGGCCGACCTGACACAGCAGGGCGGCGTGCTGAAGAAGGCGCGGGTCGTCGACGACGGCGACCTGGTCACGGCCGGTGGCGTCACTTCGGGCCTGGACCTCGCCCTGTGGCTGGTCCGCCGGGAACTGGGCGTCGACGCCGCCCTCGGCCTGGAGTCCATGCTGGAGTACGAGACCCGCGGCACGGTCTGGACCGCCGGCCGGCAGGCATCCTGA
- a CDS encoding DUF3618 domain-containing protein produces MNRPAEDKETTAGPDELRDQVERTRAELGRTVEALAAQADVKARVKGKAAEVKEEAAVRAEEVRAKAAVQVEEVRAKAADLAHRAQDKLPDTVRDTAAAQAARAGRLWDEKAPEPVRQKAAQGTRAARDHRGLLLAVAVAGAVVLWRVRRHGKG; encoded by the coding sequence ATGAACCGTCCCGCAGAGGACAAGGAGACCACCGCCGGTCCCGATGAGTTGCGCGATCAGGTCGAGCGGACCCGTGCGGAGCTCGGGCGGACCGTCGAGGCGCTCGCGGCCCAGGCGGACGTCAAGGCCCGCGTGAAGGGCAAGGCCGCGGAGGTGAAGGAGGAGGCGGCCGTCCGGGCCGAAGAGGTCAGGGCGAAGGCGGCCGTCCAGGTCGAGGAGGTCAGGGCGAAGGCGGCCGATCTCGCGCACCGCGCCCAGGACAAGCTGCCGGACACGGTCCGGGACACGGCGGCGGCTCAGGCCGCGCGGGCCGGGCGGCTGTGGGACGAGAAGGCGCCGGAGCCGGTGCGGCAGAAGGCCGCGCAGGGCACCAGGGCGGCGCGCGACCACCGGGGGCTGCTGCTCGCGGTGGCCGTCGCCGGTGCCGTGGTGCTGTGGCGGGTCCGTCGGCACGGGAAGGGGTGA
- a CDS encoding phosphatase PAP2 family protein codes for MGVTTDVRRADRDLTRRVAGWRTPLTRRVLPVARSAAEHTKLWWGAAVLMSACGGNRGRLAAAAGLAGMATAEVLSNAVCKPLYERRRPPEELIPHDDVEERPDSSSFPSGHTAAAVGFTVACAGTWPAAGAVCGVLAAVVAVERVHSGAHYPSDVAAGTAIGAAAAWLVRRSPRLLLRHLLKPG; via the coding sequence ATGGGTGTGACCACCGACGTGAGACGAGCGGATCGCGACCTGACCCGGCGTGTCGCCGGCTGGCGGACACCGCTGACCCGCCGGGTCCTGCCCGTGGCACGGTCCGCGGCCGAACACACCAAACTGTGGTGGGGCGCGGCCGTGCTGATGAGCGCCTGCGGCGGCAACCGGGGCCGCCTGGCGGCGGCCGCAGGTCTCGCGGGCATGGCGACGGCCGAAGTGCTGTCCAACGCCGTCTGCAAGCCGCTGTACGAGCGCCGGCGCCCGCCCGAGGAACTCATCCCGCACGACGACGTGGAGGAACGGCCGGACAGTTCCTCCTTCCCCTCCGGGCACACGGCGGCGGCCGTCGGCTTCACCGTCGCCTGTGCGGGCACCTGGCCGGCGGCGGGCGCCGTCTGCGGGGTGCTGGCCGCCGTGGTGGCCGTGGAGCGGGTGCACTCCGGCGCGCACTACCCCAGCGACGTCGCCGCCGGCACCGCGATCGGCGCGGCCGCGGCCTGGCTGGTGCGCCGGTCGCCCCGCCTCTTGCTGCGTCACCTGCTGAAGCCGGGCTGA
- a CDS encoding DJ-1/PfpI family protein codes for MCTGTLLLSAAGLTAGRRCTTHHIALDDLRAQGGRVVGGRVVDDGDLVTCGGVTSGVDLGIWLVERFFGADTALFAEEVLEYERRGIVNTV; via the coding sequence GTGTGCACCGGGACCCTGCTGCTGTCCGCCGCGGGCCTGACGGCCGGGCGCCGCTGCACGACGCACCACATCGCCCTGGACGATCTGCGGGCGCAGGGCGGCCGCGTGGTCGGCGGCCGGGTCGTCGACGACGGCGACCTGGTCACCTGCGGAGGCGTCACCTCGGGCGTGGACCTGGGGATCTGGCTGGTGGAGCGGTTCTTCGGCGCGGACACGGCCCTGTTCGCCGAGGAAGTCCTGGAGTACGAGCGGCGCGGCATCGTGAACACGGTGTGA
- a CDS encoding phage holin family protein, which produces MSELVQRASQQLTELVRGELRLAQAEMKEKGRRYGKGGGLFGGAGVVGFLMLQALVATVIAALALVLPVWAAALVVTAVLGVIAAVMARTGKKEFDRATPLAPEQTIENVKADVARIKESAHR; this is translated from the coding sequence GTGAGCGAGCTGGTGCAGCGGGCCTCGCAGCAGCTGACCGAGCTGGTGCGCGGGGAACTGCGGCTGGCGCAGGCGGAGATGAAGGAGAAGGGCCGGCGCTACGGCAAGGGCGGCGGCCTGTTCGGTGGCGCCGGAGTGGTCGGGTTCCTGATGCTGCAGGCGCTGGTGGCCACCGTGATCGCCGCCCTGGCGCTGGTGCTGCCGGTGTGGGCGGCGGCCCTCGTCGTCACCGCCGTGCTCGGGGTGATCGCCGCCGTCATGGCACGGACCGGCAAGAAGGAGTTCGACCGGGCGACCCCGCTCGCTCCCGAACAGACGATCGAGAACGTCAAGGCCGACGTGGCCCGGATCAAGGAGAGTGCGCACCGATGA
- a CDS encoding DUF4235 domain-containing protein, with product MKPSKVAYRPVGLALGALSGLVAGTLFKKAWKMLDPNNDAPDATDEDRSWKEVLIAAALQGAIFASVKAAVDRAGATATRRVTGKWPS from the coding sequence ATGAAGCCCTCCAAGGTCGCCTACAGGCCGGTCGGTCTGGCCCTGGGTGCGCTCAGCGGCCTGGTCGCCGGAACGCTGTTCAAGAAGGCGTGGAAGATGCTGGACCCCAACAATGACGCGCCGGACGCCACCGACGAGGACCGGTCCTGGAAGGAGGTGCTGATCGCGGCCGCCCTGCAGGGCGCGATCTTCGCCTCCGTGAAGGCCGCCGTCGACCGGGCCGGAGCGACCGCCACCCGCCGCGTGACGGGCAAGTGGCCGAGCTGA
- a CDS encoding GlxA family transcriptional regulator, which produces MHVVAVLALDGVSAFDLAIPCQVFALVTGPDGSPAYDVRVCVDRDTVATAGPTAPFRVSSSYGWDEVPAADTVVVPGIPADGTPDPRAVRLLREAADRGARIASICTGAFALAHAGLLEGRRATTHWRFADALAERFPGTSVDPSVLYVDEGAVLTSAGIAAGLDLCLHMVRRDHGAAAAAAAARMLVMPPQRTGGQAQFIEYRTPGTDSADLGETLQWMRGKLGEPLSLADIAAHAMMSRRSLARHFRAQTGTTPLRWLLAQRVQRARELLETTGLPLTRVAEATGFGSVETLRHHFARQVGTTPSAYRAAFRH; this is translated from the coding sequence ATGCACGTGGTTGCCGTTCTCGCACTCGACGGGGTGTCGGCCTTCGATCTCGCCATACCCTGCCAGGTGTTCGCGCTCGTCACCGGCCCCGACGGCTCGCCCGCCTACGACGTGCGCGTGTGCGTCGACCGCGACACCGTGGCAACGGCCGGGCCCACGGCGCCCTTTCGGGTCTCCTCCTCGTACGGATGGGACGAGGTGCCGGCCGCGGACACGGTCGTCGTGCCCGGCATCCCCGCCGACGGCACACCGGATCCCCGGGCGGTACGGCTGCTGCGGGAGGCCGCGGACCGCGGAGCCCGTATCGCCTCCATCTGCACCGGGGCCTTCGCCCTCGCGCACGCCGGACTCCTGGAAGGGCGCAGGGCGACCACGCACTGGCGGTTCGCCGACGCCCTGGCCGAGCGGTTCCCCGGGACCAGCGTCGACCCGTCCGTGCTCTACGTCGACGAGGGGGCCGTGCTCACGTCGGCCGGCATCGCCGCGGGACTTGACCTGTGCCTCCACATGGTCCGCCGCGACCACGGCGCGGCGGCTGCGGCTGCGGCCGCCCGGATGCTGGTGATGCCGCCCCAACGCACCGGCGGACAGGCGCAGTTCATCGAATACCGCACACCCGGAACGGATTCCGCCGACCTCGGCGAGACCCTTCAGTGGATGCGCGGCAAGCTCGGCGAACCGCTCTCCCTGGCCGACATCGCCGCACACGCGATGATGAGCAGGCGCAGCCTCGCCCGCCATTTCCGCGCCCAGACCGGCACGACGCCGCTGCGGTGGCTGCTCGCCCAGCGCGTCCAGCGCGCGAGGGAGCTCCTGGAGACGACGGGACTCCCCCTGACACGCGTCGCGGAGGCGACCGGCTTCGGCTCGGTCGAGACGCTCCGCCACCACTTCGCCCGCCAGGTCGGCACGACCCCGTCCGCGTACCGGGCCGCCTTCCGCCACTGA